A single genomic interval of Streptomyces showdoensis harbors:
- a CDS encoding ATP-dependent Clp protease proteolytic subunit, with protein sequence MQNNLSASGLYTGAPMDNRYVVPRFVERTSQGVREYDPYAKLFEERVIFLGVQIDDASANDVMAQLLCLESMDPDRDISIYINSPGGSFTALTAIYDTMQFVKPDIQTVCMGQAASAAAVLLAAGTPGKRMALPNARVLIHQPSGGTGREQLSDLEIAANEILRMRSQLEEMLAKHSSTPIEKIRDDIERDKILTAEDALAYGLIDQIVSTRKSTAAAAH encoded by the coding sequence ATGCAGAACAACCTCTCCGCGAGCGGCCTCTACACCGGCGCGCCGATGGACAACCGCTACGTCGTGCCGCGCTTCGTCGAGCGCACCTCGCAGGGCGTGCGCGAGTACGACCCGTACGCGAAGCTCTTCGAGGAGCGCGTGATCTTCCTCGGCGTGCAGATCGACGACGCCTCGGCCAACGACGTCATGGCGCAGCTGCTGTGCCTGGAGTCGATGGACCCGGACCGCGACATCTCGATCTACATCAACAGCCCGGGCGGCTCCTTCACGGCCCTCACGGCCATCTACGACACGATGCAGTTCGTGAAGCCCGACATCCAGACGGTCTGCATGGGCCAGGCGGCCTCCGCCGCGGCCGTGCTGCTCGCCGCCGGCACCCCCGGCAAGCGGATGGCCCTGCCGAACGCCCGTGTGCTGATCCACCAGCCCTCGGGCGGCACCGGCCGTGAGCAGCTCTCCGACCTGGAGATCGCGGCCAACGAGATCCTGCGCATGCGCAGCCAGCTGGAGGAGATGCTGGCCAAGCACTCCTCGACGCCGATCGAGAAGATCCGCGACGACATCGAGCGCGACAAGATCCTGACGGCCGAGGACGCCCTGGCGTACGGCCTGATCGACCAGATCGTCTCGACCCGCAAGAGCACGGCCGCCGCGGCACACTGA